A region from the Clostridium beijerinckii genome encodes:
- a CDS encoding AI-2E family transporter, with amino-acid sequence MQLRKHKKLILSILILLCVAALILSYFFNHSINTIVNIIVMSFILAYTLNPIRDTLELKFKISKKMASIIVISIIVGIVGTCIIVIVPALFNEIANIGNIFDKINIFLEEVALKYNLNDIPAINVIYNEILEKGNTVLLNFSESAVDNLIKFSDNIISFAIIPIMIYYFLCDGNKIYNKSLLLLPTEKRGIIKQILKDIDRVLTRYITSQLMLSGVIGALTFVLLLALKVKFPLWISILNAILNIIPYFGPIFGAVPAVIVALLDSPIKALWVIVGMFVIQQVEGDILAPKMTGDSTDMHPFVIIILLITGDNFGGFIGMILAVPIAVIIKVLYDDINYYLF; translated from the coding sequence ATGCAATTAAGAAAGCATAAAAAGTTAATATTATCCATATTAATTTTATTATGTGTTGCAGCTTTAATATTATCTTACTTTTTTAATCATTCAATAAACACAATAGTAAATATCATTGTTATGTCCTTTATTTTAGCGTATACTTTAAATCCCATTAGAGATACATTAGAACTAAAATTTAAGATTAGCAAGAAAATGGCTTCTATAATAGTTATATCTATAATCGTAGGAATTGTTGGCACATGTATAATAGTTATAGTCCCTGCTTTATTCAATGAGATAGCTAATATTGGTAATATATTTGATAAAATAAATATTTTTTTAGAAGAAGTAGCTTTAAAATATAATTTAAATGACATTCCAGCAATTAATGTAATATATAATGAGATTTTAGAAAAAGGAAATACCGTTTTACTAAACTTTTCAGAAAGTGCTGTGGATAATTTAATTAAGTTTAGTGATAATATTATTTCATTTGCAATTATACCAATTATGATTTACTATTTTCTCTGTGATGGAAATAAGATATACAATAAAAGCTTGTTATTATTGCCTACAGAAAAGAGGGGAATAATTAAACAAATTTTAAAAGATATAGATAGGGTACTAACAAGATACATAACGAGTCAACTGATGCTATCAGGAGTTATAGGAGCCTTGACTTTTGTTTTGCTATTGGCATTAAAAGTCAAATTTCCTCTGTGGATTTCTATTTTAAATGCAATATTAAACATAATACCTTATTTTGGACCAATCTTTGGTGCAGTGCCAGCAGTTATAGTTGCACTTTTGGATTCGCCTATAAAAGCACTTTGGGTGATTGTTGGAATGTTTGTAATTCAACAAGTAGAAGGCGATATTTTAGCTCCTAAAATGACAGGAGATAGTACAGATATGCATCCATTTGTAATAATAATTTTATTGATTACAGGAGACAATTTTGGCGGGTTTATAGGAATGATATTGGCAGTTCCTATAGCTGTTATAATAAAAGTTTTATATGATGACATAAATTACTACTTATTTTAG
- a CDS encoding alanine--tRNA ligase, whose product MKFTKTNDLREAYLKFFEGKEHLRLESFSLVPKNDKSLLLINAGMAPLKPYFTGLQQPPKKRITTCQKCIRTGDIENVGITSRHGTFFEMLGNFSFGDYFKKEIIPWAWEFITDVLELPKDKLYVTIYLEDDEAYEYWTTLTDVDKTHIFRLDKEENFWEHGAGPCGPCTEIHFNKTDEIVTTAEEFLNAADEDKIIEFWNLVFTQFDGDGKGNYEKLASTNIDTGMGLERLATIMQEKNSIFEIDTLENILNEVANLANVKYGDDHKTDISLRLITDHIRSITFMISDDVMPSNEGRGYVLRRLLRRAARHGKTLGIKDAFLCNLCDIVIRDSKDAYPEIEAKKDYIKKVIKIEEDKFRETLDSGIEILNGFVAELKENNEKVLKGADGFKLYDTFGFPMELTKEILEDEGLSLNEDAFHEEMKIQRDRARSARKTSNYMGADVKISDAIASDIETAFDGYDNDTLNAEVKVLIEGDDFTDTITEGNKAIVVTDVTPLYAEMGGQIGDTGTIFNDSFKGNVVDTKKNIGGKIIHFVEVLSGELKVGDKVTLEVDKTRRESIKKNHTATHLLDRALVEVLGSHVHQAGSYVSDDRLRFDFSHFEGLTEEEITKVEDLVNEAITSVTPVVTDVMDLQDAKNSGAIGIFDDKYSDKVRVVKAGEYSKELCGGTHIDNTGKIGLFKIISESGIAAGTRRIEAVIGKEAYKLVNEKKDLLKEISSKFKCSEKELLNKLEQQIKELKEKDKEIVALKSKFASMGLDDIVACAKSVKDINVIAYELKDVDSDALRDVCEKVRDKVENSIVLLMSENAGKVIICAMATKDAIAKGAHCGKLIKEVSTILGGGGGGRPDMAQAGGKLPEKIQEAINESYKIVEILAK is encoded by the coding sequence ATGAAATTTACAAAAACAAATGACTTAAGAGAAGCATATTTAAAGTTTTTTGAAGGAAAAGAACATTTGAGACTAGAGAGTTTTTCTTTAGTTCCAAAGAATGATAAGAGTTTATTATTAATAAATGCTGGTATGGCTCCATTAAAGCCTTATTTTACAGGGTTACAACAACCACCTAAAAAAAGAATTACAACTTGTCAAAAGTGCATAAGAACTGGTGATATTGAGAATGTAGGAATTACAAGCAGACATGGTACATTCTTTGAAATGCTTGGAAATTTTTCTTTTGGAGATTATTTTAAAAAGGAAATAATCCCATGGGCGTGGGAATTTATAACAGACGTTTTAGAACTTCCAAAAGATAAATTATATGTAACAATATATTTAGAAGATGATGAAGCATATGAATATTGGACTACTCTTACAGATGTAGATAAAACTCATATTTTTAGATTAGATAAAGAAGAGAATTTTTGGGAACATGGTGCAGGTCCTTGTGGTCCTTGTACAGAAATTCATTTTAATAAAACTGACGAAATTGTTACAACAGCAGAAGAATTTTTAAACGCAGCAGATGAAGATAAGATTATAGAATTCTGGAATCTTGTGTTTACTCAATTTGATGGAGATGGAAAAGGTAATTACGAAAAACTTGCAAGTACTAACATTGATACAGGAATGGGGCTTGAAAGACTTGCAACTATAATGCAAGAAAAAAATAGTATATTTGAAATTGATACATTAGAAAATATATTAAATGAAGTTGCAAATCTTGCAAATGTTAAATACGGAGATGATCATAAAACAGATATTTCTTTAAGATTAATAACTGACCATATTAGATCTATAACTTTTATGATTTCTGATGATGTAATGCCATCTAATGAAGGAAGAGGATATGTACTTCGAAGACTTCTTAGAAGAGCTGCAAGACATGGAAAGACTTTAGGAATTAAAGATGCATTCCTTTGCAATTTATGTGATATTGTTATTAGAGATTCAAAGGATGCATACCCAGAAATAGAAGCGAAAAAAGATTATATTAAGAAAGTAATTAAGATAGAAGAAGATAAATTCAGAGAGACTTTGGATTCAGGAATTGAAATATTAAATGGATTCGTAGCTGAATTAAAAGAAAATAATGAAAAAGTTCTTAAAGGTGCAGATGGATTTAAATTATATGATACTTTCGGTTTTCCTATGGAATTAACAAAAGAAATATTAGAAGATGAAGGTCTGTCTTTAAATGAAGATGCTTTCCATGAAGAAATGAAGATTCAAAGAGATAGAGCTAGAAGTGCAAGAAAGACATCTAACTATATGGGTGCAGATGTTAAGATTTCAGATGCAATAGCTTCAGATATTGAAACTGCTTTTGACGGTTATGACAATGATACTTTAAATGCAGAAGTTAAGGTATTAATTGAAGGAGACGATTTTACAGATACTATAACTGAAGGAAATAAAGCTATTGTGGTTACAGATGTTACTCCTTTATATGCAGAAATGGGAGGACAAATAGGAGATACAGGTACTATATTCAATGATAGCTTTAAGGGTAATGTTGTTGACACTAAAAAGAATATTGGTGGAAAGATAATTCACTTTGTAGAAGTTTTATCTGGAGAACTTAAGGTGGGGGATAAGGTTACTTTAGAAGTGGATAAAACTAGACGTGAAAGTATTAAGAAAAATCATACTGCAACTCATCTTTTAGATAGAGCATTAGTTGAAGTTCTTGGATCACATGTTCATCAAGCTGGATCATATGTAAGTGATGATAGACTTAGATTTGACTTCTCTCATTTTGAAGGCTTAACAGAAGAAGAAATAACAAAGGTTGAAGATTTAGTTAATGAAGCAATAACTAGCGTAACACCAGTTGTTACAGATGTTATGGATCTTCAAGATGCAAAAAATAGTGGTGCTATAGGTATATTTGATGATAAATATTCTGACAAAGTTAGAGTTGTAAAAGCTGGAGAATATTCTAAAGAATTATGTGGTGGAACTCATATAGATAATACTGGAAAGATAGGATTATTTAAAATAATATCTGAAAGTGGTATTGCAGCAGGAACTAGAAGAATAGAAGCTGTAATTGGAAAAGAAGCTTATAAATTAGTAAATGAAAAGAAAGATTTGTTAAAAGAAATCTCAAGTAAATTTAAATGTTCAGAAAAGGAACTTTTAAATAAACTGGAACAACAAATTAAAGAATTGAAAGAAAAAGATAAAGAAATAGTAGCTTTAAAATCTAAATTTGCATCAATGGGATTAGATGATATAGTAGCATGTGCAAAAAGCGTTAAAGATATTAATGTAATAGCATATGAATTAAAAGATGTTGATTCTGATGCTTTAAGGGATGTTTGTGAAAAAGTAAGAGATAAGGTTGAAAATAGCATAGTATTACTTATGAGCGAAAATGCTGGAAAAGTTATTATATGTGCTATGGCAACTAAAGATGCAATAGCTAAAGGTGCTCATTGTGGAAAGCTAATTAAAGAGGTATCAACTATCCTTGGCGGCGGTGGTGGTGGAAGACCAGACATGGCTCAAGCTGGTGGAAAATTACCAGAAAAAATACAAGAAGCAATAAATGAGTCTTATAAAATAGTGGAAATTTTAGCAAAGTAG
- a CDS encoding IreB family regulatory phosphoprotein has product MSNNIEHTMQFDLSKNKEALTKTILTEVYNSLQQKGYNPINQLVGYLISGDPTYITNYNGARALVRKLERDDILEEVIKSYLEIK; this is encoded by the coding sequence ATGAGTAATAATATTGAACATACAATGCAATTTGATTTAAGTAAGAATAAAGAAGCCCTTACAAAAACAATATTAACAGAGGTTTATAATTCATTACAACAAAAAGGATATAATCCTATAAATCAGTTAGTTGGATATTTGATTTCAGGAGACCCTACTTACATCACTAATTACAACGGAGCAAGAGCTTTAGTACGAAAACTCGAAAGAGATGACATACTAGAAGAGGTTATAAAGTCTTATTTAGAGATAAAGTAG
- a CDS encoding Holliday junction resolvase RuvX — protein sequence MRILGLDVGSKTIGVAVSDPLGFTAQGLTTIRRTKKEQDIQEIKKFCDEYDVKVIVIGLPKNMNGTIGPSGEITMAFGKLIEEELKVEIRFWDERLTTVAAHKAMIEADLSRSKRKKIVDKVASTYILQGYLDMISR from the coding sequence ATTCGGATACTAGGATTAGATGTAGGTTCAAAGACTATAGGAGTTGCAGTAAGTGATCCATTAGGGTTCACAGCTCAAGGGTTGACTACAATAAGAAGAACTAAAAAAGAACAAGATATACAAGAAATAAAGAAGTTTTGTGATGAATATGATGTAAAAGTTATAGTAATTGGACTTCCAAAGAATATGAATGGAACAATAGGACCATCTGGAGAAATCACAATGGCTTTTGGTAAGCTTATCGAAGAAGAACTTAAAGTTGAAATAAGATTTTGGGATGAACGTTTAACTACTGTTGCAGCACATAAAGCAATGATTGAAGCTGATTTATCAAGAAGTAAAAGAAAAAAAATAGTAGATAAAGTAGCATCAACGTACATACTTCAAGGATATTTAGATATGATTTCAAGATAA
- a CDS encoding transcriptional repressor, whose amino-acid sequence MEVSNLIDMNALKEDLKKKGYKLTPQRRSIVDTIIDNEGKHLTAEEIYDKVKVSCPEIGLATVYRTILLLEELGVISRLDLNDGCSRYEIVHSDETHRHHHLICNICHKVSEVQDDLLEELEADIEKQYKFKILDHSVKFYGICDDCQKKLGDE is encoded by the coding sequence ATGGAGGTATCAAATTTAATTGATATGAATGCCTTGAAAGAAGATTTAAAAAAGAAGGGTTATAAATTAACGCCCCAAAGAAGATCTATTGTTGATACAATTATAGATAATGAAGGCAAGCATTTAACAGCAGAGGAAATATATGATAAAGTTAAAGTGAGTTGTCCGGAAATTGGTTTAGCGACAGTATATAGAACTATTCTTTTGTTAGAAGAACTAGGCGTTATATCTAGATTAGATTTAAATGATGGATGTAGTAGATATGAAATTGTACATTCAGATGAAACACATAGACACCATCATCTTATTTGTAATATTTGTCATAAAGTTTCAGAAGTACAAGATGATTTATTAGAAGAGCTTGAAGCAGATATTGAGAAACAATATAAATTTAAGATTTTAGATCATAGTGTGAAGTTTTATGGAATATGTGACGACTGTCAAAAAAAACTTGGTGATGAATAA
- a CDS encoding ribonuclease J, producing MKNERAKIKIIPLGGINEIGKNITAIEYKEDIIVIDCGLKFPDDDMFGIDIVIPDISYLIKNSEKIKGIFLTHGHEDHIGALPYILKQLNVPVYGTKLTLGIVETKLKEHGLLASTELVRVKPKDIIKLDSVSVEFIKTNHSIADSVAIAIHTPLGVVLHTGDFKIDYTPIDGEMMDFGRLAELGRKGVLVMMADSTNVERPGYTMTERVVGETFLRLFNKAKGRIIVATFASNVHRIQQIITAAEAYEKKVAVSGRSMENIVQVAIELGYLTIGTDVLIPVDEISKYPNDKVVIITTGSQGEPMSALSRMAASEHRKINVVPGDTVIISATPIPGNEKLVSKVVNQLFKKGAEVIYDSQEKIHVSGHACQEELKLMHSLVKPRFFIPVHGEYRHLKKHGELAVELGLSEKNLLIPENGDVIEVARNYIKKNGAVLSGQVFVDGLGVGDVGNIVLRDRKHLSQDGILTIVVTMEKQTGKIVSGPDIISRGFVYVRESEGLMDEAREIVKSVLRNCEERQITDWATLKSKMRDELREFLYEKTKRKPMILPIIMEF from the coding sequence ATGAAGAATGAAAGAGCGAAGATAAAAATAATTCCTCTTGGTGGCATAAACGAAATTGGGAAAAACATAACAGCTATTGAATATAAGGAAGATATTATAGTAATAGATTGTGGATTAAAATTCCCAGATGACGATATGTTTGGAATAGATATTGTAATACCAGATATTTCATATCTAATTAAAAATTCTGAAAAGATTAAAGGAATATTTTTAACTCATGGACATGAAGACCATATAGGAGCATTACCATATATATTAAAACAATTAAATGTTCCGGTTTATGGCACTAAGCTTACTCTTGGTATTGTTGAGACAAAACTAAAAGAACACGGTCTATTAGCTTCAACAGAATTAGTAAGAGTTAAGCCAAAGGATATAATTAAATTAGACAGCGTTTCAGTAGAATTCATAAAGACGAATCATTCAATTGCAGATTCAGTTGCAATTGCGATTCATACACCACTTGGCGTAGTACTTCATACGGGAGATTTTAAGATTGACTACACACCAATTGATGGAGAAATGATGGATTTTGGGAGATTAGCTGAATTAGGTAGAAAAGGTGTTTTGGTAATGATGGCGGATTCAACAAATGTTGAAAGGCCAGGGTATACTATGACAGAAAGAGTTGTGGGGGAAACCTTCTTGCGATTATTTAATAAAGCAAAAGGTAGAATAATAGTTGCCACATTTGCATCTAATGTTCATAGAATTCAACAAATCATTACAGCAGCTGAAGCTTATGAAAAAAAAGTAGCTGTATCGGGAAGAAGTATGGAGAATATTGTTCAAGTAGCAATAGAACTCGGATATCTTACAATTGGAACAGATGTACTTATCCCTGTAGATGAAATTTCAAAATATCCTAATGATAAAGTTGTGATAATAACAACTGGTAGCCAAGGAGAGCCGATGTCTGCACTGTCAAGAATGGCAGCTTCAGAACATAGAAAGATTAATGTGGTGCCTGGTGATACGGTTATTATTTCAGCAACACCAATACCAGGAAATGAAAAATTGGTTTCAAAGGTTGTAAATCAATTATTTAAAAAGGGCGCTGAGGTAATATATGATTCTCAAGAAAAGATTCATGTGTCAGGTCACGCTTGTCAAGAAGAATTGAAATTAATGCACTCATTAGTTAAGCCAAGATTCTTCATTCCAGTCCATGGAGAATATAGACATTTAAAAAAACATGGAGAACTAGCAGTGGAACTTGGATTATCAGAGAAAAATTTATTGATACCTGAAAATGGCGATGTAATTGAAGTTGCAAGGAATTATATTAAAAAGAATGGTGCTGTTCTTTCAGGGCAAGTCTTTGTTGATGGACTTGGAGTTGGAGATGTTGGAAATATAGTTTTAAGAGATAGAAAACATCTTTCGCAAGATGGTATCTTAACAATTGTCGTTACAATGGAAAAACAAACAGGTAAAATTGTATCTGGACCAGATATAATTTCAAGGGGATTCGTATATGTAAGAGAATCAGAAGGACTTATGGATGAAGCTAGAGAAATTGTAAAGTCAGTACTCAGAAATTGTGAAGAAAGACAAATCACTGACTGGGCAACATTAAAGTCTAAAATGAGGGATGAACTTAGAGAATTCCTTTATGAAAAGACCAAGAGAAAACCTATGATATTACCAATAATTATGGAATTTTAG
- the typA gene encoding translational GTPase TypA: MELTKREDIRNIAIIAHVDHGKTTLVDALLRQSHTFRVNEKVEERVMDSNDLEKERGITILSKNTAVIYNDIKINIVDTPGHADFGGEVERVLKMVDSVLLVVDSYEGPMPQTKFVLKKSLELGLKPIVIINKIDKPNARPTDVIDEVFDLFVELGANDKQLDFQIIYASAREGFAKYNVDDENNDMTPIFDTILKYVAPPEGYIDEPLQMLVSTLDTNAFVGKIAIGKIHRGTVKRNQTVTLIKSDGSTGNFKITSIFTYKGLKREEAEEASMGDIVAVSGVLDANIGDTIADSAMPEALPFLEIDEPTLNMNFMVNDSPFAGQEGDFVTSRHLRDRLMKELETNVSLRVKELTPDCFEVAGRGELHLSVLIETMRREGYEFQVSKANVIFREENGHKEEPMEYLTIDVPEEFMGPVMEKLGPRKAEMVNMTSAVNGYTRLEFTVPARGLIGFRSELMTDTKGNGIMNHVFHSYEKYKGEIPGRSRGSIISFETGDSIAYGLFSAQERGQLFIGAGVPVYGGMVVGVSARADDLEINVCKMKKLTNTRSSGADDALKLTPPLEMSLEQCLEFINNDELVEVTPKTIRMRKRILDSAERRRTSSRSKK, encoded by the coding sequence ATGGAATTAACTAAAAGAGAAGACATACGAAATATTGCTATCATAGCCCACGTTGACCATGGTAAGACAACTTTAGTAGATGCTTTGCTTAGACAAAGTCATACATTTAGAGTTAACGAAAAAGTAGAAGAAAGAGTAATGGATTCTAATGACTTAGAAAAAGAAAGAGGAATTACAATTCTTTCAAAAAATACTGCAGTAATTTATAATGATATAAAAATAAACATAGTAGATACACCAGGACATGCTGATTTTGGTGGAGAAGTTGAACGTGTACTTAAGATGGTTGATTCAGTTCTACTTGTTGTTGATTCTTATGAAGGACCAATGCCACAAACTAAATTCGTTTTAAAGAAATCATTAGAACTAGGCTTAAAGCCAATAGTTATAATTAATAAAATAGATAAGCCAAATGCTAGACCAACAGACGTTATTGATGAAGTATTTGACCTATTTGTAGAACTTGGAGCTAATGATAAACAATTAGATTTCCAAATTATTTATGCATCAGCTAGAGAAGGTTTTGCAAAATATAATGTAGATGACGAAAATAATGATATGACTCCTATATTTGACACAATATTAAAATATGTTGCGCCACCAGAAGGATATATAGATGAACCACTTCAAATGCTTGTTAGTACATTAGATACAAATGCATTTGTTGGGAAAATTGCAATTGGTAAAATACATAGAGGTACAGTTAAGAGAAATCAAACAGTTACTTTAATAAAGAGTGATGGATCAACTGGTAATTTCAAAATAACTAGTATATTTACGTATAAGGGATTAAAGAGAGAAGAAGCAGAAGAAGCTTCAATGGGAGATATAGTTGCAGTAAGTGGTGTTCTTGATGCTAATATAGGTGATACTATAGCAGATTCTGCAATGCCAGAAGCACTTCCATTCTTAGAAATAGATGAACCAACATTAAACATGAACTTCATGGTTAATGATTCACCATTTGCAGGTCAAGAAGGTGATTTTGTAACATCAAGACATTTAAGAGATAGATTAATGAAGGAACTTGAAACAAATGTAAGTTTAAGAGTAAAAGAACTTACTCCAGATTGTTTTGAAGTTGCAGGAAGAGGAGAACTTCATCTTTCAGTTCTTATTGAAACAATGAGAAGAGAAGGATATGAATTCCAAGTTTCAAAGGCAAATGTTATATTTAGAGAAGAAAATGGCCATAAGGAAGAACCAATGGAGTACTTAACAATTGATGTTCCAGAAGAATTCATGGGACCAGTTATGGAAAAATTAGGACCTAGAAAAGCCGAAATGGTTAATATGACATCAGCAGTAAATGGATATACAAGATTAGAATTCACAGTTCCAGCTAGAGGTCTTATTGGATTTAGAAGTGAATTAATGACTGATACAAAGGGTAATGGAATTATGAATCACGTATTCCATTCATATGAAAAATACAAAGGTGAAATTCCAGGAAGAAGCAGAGGATCAATAATTTCATTTGAAACTGGAGATTCAATAGCATATGGATTATTTAGTGCTCAAGAAAGAGGTCAATTATTCATAGGAGCTGGTGTTCCAGTTTATGGTGGTATGGTTGTTGGTGTTTCTGCAAGAGCAGACGATCTTGAAATTAACGTATGTAAAATGAAGAAACTTACTAATACAAGATCATCAGGTGCGGATGATGCATTAAAATTAACTCCACCACTTGAAATGTCTCTTGAACAATGTTTAGAGTTCATAAATAATGATGAATTAGTTGAAGTTACACCAAAAACTATAAGAATGAGAAAAAGAATATTAGATAGTGCTGAAAGAAGAAGAACAAGTAGCAGAAGCAAAAAATAA
- the mltG gene encoding endolytic transglycosylase MltG: MNKYKPFRKLIILIIFFLFAIGFTFVISYKRFIEKPLKSNEDTIIIEVKPGEGFYDILNKLDKENKLSNKILLKVKLAIDKTNVNLREGIYEIDTNTTLENLINSLENATDDKGLVKLTIPEGYSIEDIANIVEEKGLCSKEEFLKSVKNYELPEYVKANDKKRYNLEGFLYPDTYLIEKGSDANLIIKTILNRFEEILKQVKDETKVDIKDKDVEKIITIASMIEREARVQSDRPLISSVVYNRLEDGMKLQIDAAVIYGLGYHVDVVLNKHLEVDSPYNVYKYTGLPVGPIANPGIDCIKAAILPEKTDYLYYILKKDGSHYFTSNYDDFLNKKKELGY, encoded by the coding sequence ATGAATAAATACAAACCCTTTAGAAAATTAATAATATTAATAATATTTTTTTTATTTGCTATAGGATTTACGTTTGTAATTTCTTATAAAAGATTCATAGAAAAACCATTGAAATCTAATGAGGATACAATTATTATTGAGGTAAAACCAGGTGAAGGTTTTTATGATATATTAAATAAGTTAGATAAAGAAAATAAATTATCTAATAAAATTTTGCTTAAAGTAAAATTGGCAATAGACAAAACCAATGTTAACTTAAGAGAGGGAATATACGAAATAGATACTAACACCACATTAGAAAACTTGATAAATTCTCTTGAAAATGCAACTGATGATAAAGGTTTAGTCAAATTAACAATTCCAGAGGGATATTCAATAGAAGATATTGCAAATATAGTAGAAGAAAAAGGACTTTGCTCTAAGGAAGAATTTTTAAAGTCAGTTAAGAATTATGAATTACCGGAATATGTTAAAGCTAATGATAAAAAAAGATATAATTTAGAAGGGTTTTTATATCCAGATACATATTTAATAGAAAAAGGTTCAGATGCAAACTTAATAATTAAAACCATATTAAATAGATTCGAAGAGATATTAAAGCAAGTAAAAGATGAAACTAAAGTTGATATAAAAGATAAAGATGTGGAAAAGATAATTACTATAGCTTCTATGATAGAAAGAGAAGCTAGGGTTCAAAGTGATAGACCATTAATTTCATCCGTTGTTTACAATAGATTAGAAGACGGGATGAAACTTCAAATAGATGCTGCAGTAATTTATGGTTTAGGATATCATGTAGATGTAGTACTAAATAAGCATTTGGAAGTAGATTCACCATATAATGTTTATAAGTATACAGGGTTACCAGTAGGCCCTATAGCGAATCCTGGTATTGATTGTATTAAAGCTGCAATACTTCCGGAAAAGACAGATTATTTATATTATATTTTGAAAAAAGATGGTTCGCATTATTTTACTAGTAATTATGATGATTTTTTAAATAAGAAAAAAGAACTAGGATATTAG
- a CDS encoding O-methyltransferase produces the protein MSEITYDYMEEYIRGLIPDRDGTLKEIEDFARENGVPIVQKETGVFLEFMTSMKKPKRILELGTAIGFSSILMYQASGNEPEIITIERDEKMIELATLNLEKFNLSHKIKIEEGDCLEILEKLNEPFDLIFMDAGKGHYNHFLPHCLRLLKEDGIIVADNVLFRGMVASQELVKRRKITIVKRMRTYLELVTQDKDLITSVIPMGDGIAVTKRR, from the coding sequence ATGAGTGAGATTACATATGACTATATGGAAGAATATATTAGAGGTTTAATTCCTGATAGAGATGGTACTTTAAAAGAAATAGAAGATTTTGCAAGAGAGAATGGTGTACCTATTGTTCAAAAGGAAACAGGAGTGTTTCTTGAATTTATGACTAGTATGAAAAAGCCTAAAAGAATATTAGAACTTGGAACAGCAATAGGTTTTTCATCAATATTAATGTATCAAGCTTCTGGGAATGAACCGGAAATTATAACAATTGAACGTGATGAAAAAATGATAGAACTTGCTACTTTGAATTTGGAAAAATTTAATTTAAGCCATAAAATAAAAATTGAAGAAGGCGATTGCTTAGAAATTTTAGAAAAATTAAATGAGCCTTTTGATTTAATATTTATGGATGCAGGAAAAGGTCATTACAATCACTTTTTGCCTCACTGCTTAAGATTACTTAAGGAAGATGGTATAATAGTAGCCGATAATGTTTTATTTAGAGGTATGGTTGCATCACAAGAATTAGTTAAAAGAAGAAAAATAACAATAGTAAAAAGAATGAGGACTTATTTGGAATTAGTTACTCAGGATAAAGACTTAATAACATCTGTCATACCTATGGGAGATGGAATTGCAGTCACTAAGAGGAGGTAA